In Ornithodoros turicata isolate Travis unplaced genomic scaffold, ASM3712646v1 ctg00001343.1, whole genome shotgun sequence, the following proteins share a genomic window:
- the LOC135376861 gene encoding LOW QUALITY PROTEIN: NADH-ubiquinone oxidoreductase chain 2-like (The sequence of the model RefSeq protein was modified relative to this genomic sequence to represent the inferred CDS: inserted 1 base in 1 codon), whose product MIHYIINFYFNLIFLIFIFMICLEINIIAFVPLINSNNQISSNRIITYFIIQALASSAYIFIIINFLINCATSIEKLNPAIRCSIIIKVGAAPFHIWFPQIREGISLQSLLLLSSIQKIIPLHITRIFVNKFIFIAITIRAIIGSLGGLNQFSIRKILAFSSITHXAWILRLIILNRNI is encoded by the exons ATGATTCATTATATTATCAATTTTTATTTCAATCTCATCTTcctcatttttatttttatgataTGTTTAGAAATTAATATAATAGCATTTGTACCTTTAATAAATTCTAATAACCAAATATCTTCAAATAGAATAATTACCTACTTTATTATTCAAGCTTTAGCATCATCAGcttatatttttattattattaactttTTAATAAATTGTGCAACTTCAATTGAAAAATTAAACCCAGCTATCAGATGTTCAATAATAATCAAAGTGGGGGCTGCCCCTTTCCACATTTGGTTCCCTCAAATTAGAGAAGGAATTTCTTTACAAAGCCTTCTTCTTCTATCGTCAATTCAAAAAATTATTCCACTCCACATCACTAGAATATTTGTTaataaatttatttttattgccATCACAATAAGAGCTATAATAGGATCCCTTGGAGGTCTCAATCAATTTTCAATTCGAAAAATTCTAGCATTCTCATCAATTACAC TTGCATGGATACTTAGACTTATTATACTTAACAGAAATATATGA